Genomic segment of Bacteroides stercoris ATCC 43183:
ACAAAATTCCGCGATAAAGTATTTTTTGTAGGCCCGGACTTCTGGCAAGGTAAAGAGAACCCTTTATTTATCGAGTCCGATAACCTTTGTGCCGCATGGAAGAAATATGCTATTGAAAAAGACAACCTCTCTGTCCGCGTAGGCCGCTGGAACATTCCGGGCGAACCTATTGTCATATTGGTTGACTTCCAACCTTTCTTTGCACAAAAGAATGAAATTTATGCGGAGATGTGGGAACACTATCAGGTGGATTCACTGCACGCATACGGTGACTACGATGAAGCCTCGATGTTTGCATACGCCACCGGAAAGGTGGTGGAGAGTTTCTACCGGTATAACCTGACGGAAACGGACAAGGTTGTATTTCAGGCACATGAGTGGATGACCGGTATGGCTGCGCTTTACTTGCAGACTGCCGTTCCTGAAATCGCTACGATATTCACCACCCATGCCACTTCGATAGGCCGTTCTATTGCGGGCAACAACAAACCGCTATACGATTATCTTTTTGCCTACAACGGCGACCAAATGGCGCAGGAGCTGAATATGGAGTCCAAACATTCCATCGAAAAGCAGACCGCCCATTACGTAGACTGTTTCACTACCGTAAGCGAAATCACCAACAACGAGTGCAAGGAACTGCTCGACAAGCCTGCCGATGTAGTCCTGATGAACGGCTTTGAGGACGATTTCGTTCCGAAAGGCTCTACATTTACCGGTAAGCGCAAGCGGGCGCGTTCCACTATGTTGCGTGTGGCAAACAGTCTGTTGGGACAGGAATTTGATGATGATACGCTTATCATCGGAACCAGCGGCCGTTACGAGTTCAAGAACAAGGGCATCGATGTGTTCCTGGAATCATTGAACCGTTTGAACCGTGATAAGAATCTGAATAAGAAAGTGCTGGCTTTCGTCAACGTACCCGGTTGGGTGGGTGACCCCCGCGAAGACCTGCAGCAGCGTCTGAAAAA
This window contains:
- a CDS encoding glycogen/starch synthase produces the protein MVKELLTPDYIFEASWEVCNKVGGIYTVLSTRANTLQTKFRDKVFFVGPDFWQGKENPLFIESDNLCAAWKKYAIEKDNLSVRVGRWNIPGEPIVILVDFQPFFAQKNEIYAEMWEHYQVDSLHAYGDYDEASMFAYATGKVVESFYRYNLTETDKVVFQAHEWMTGMAALYLQTAVPEIATIFTTHATSIGRSIAGNNKPLYDYLFAYNGDQMAQELNMESKHSIEKQTAHYVDCFTTVSEITNNECKELLDKPADVVLMNGFEDDFVPKGSTFTGKRKRARSTMLRVANSLLGQEFDDDTLIIGTSGRYEFKNKGIDVFLESLNRLNRDKNLNKKVLAFVNVPGWVGDPREDLQQRLKKKDEHYTTPLEVPFITHWLHNMTHDQVLDMLKYLGMGNRPEDKVKVIFVPCYLDGKDGILNKHYYDLILGEDLSVYPSYYEPWGYTPLESVAFRVPTITTDLAGFGLWVNSLKNQHGINDGVEVLHRSDYNYSEVADGIKDTITLFSTKTDAEIKEIRKRAAQVAEQALWKHFIQYYYEAYDLALRNAMKRQLG